A stretch of Besnoitia besnoiti strain Bb-Ger1 chromosome III, whole genome shotgun sequence DNA encodes these proteins:
- a CDS encoding rhoptry kinase family protein ROP32 (encoded by transcript BESB_048870) produces MSDAQADAVRRTADDPVDVGPRALWPLALPAAREPVKPSSSTADFRGADAPRRRPVLPHGIKKTSFFFRRLRHLVAGIRREPSLRIDRGAAEVAGRAQAQFQRIMQLTYPVSHIATAIDTVLGTRPVLQVRMFMEQRYRGVAPAGVLKIQKGGFLGAGTYGAVFAVATLDGSAKYAMKILLARCTFQTRDAATRLHVRRETTRITNVISFFRGIPRDRLREERLAPPLFGGRITDAPEAFLVAEDRCCSNVVFFYPLMAADIHGVVYSQHLGVLSDDGRLHLTHGMVAAVANLHEYGLIHGDVKMENFLVSQAGEVFLADLDTVVREWEPFRRLTPAVYTDPDAAAVSWRAVQRNEYFAAGMWTARVEVPPLFASKYVDAWSLGVTLYKLWCGVLPWRLDAACYATNSKRLKRLARVKERGEQVAFIDCRRDRPVPTNVRQLITGFLNFHQLFRVLPEAALRLFSSIGEATV; encoded by the coding sequence ATGTCAGACGCCCAAGCGGATGCTGTGAGAAGGACGGCGGACGATCCTGTCGACGTGGGCCCTCGCGCGTTGTGGCCACTCGCGTTGCCCGCTGCTCGAGAGCCTGTAAAACCTTCGAGCAGTACTGCAGACTTCAGAGGGGCGGACGCGCCAAGGCGACGACCAGTGCTCCCCCATGGCATAAAGAAGActtccttcttttttcgacgcctgcgccaccTCGTCGCGGGTATACGTCGTGAACCTTCTTTGAGAATTGAcagaggagctgcggaggtggcgggccgcgcgcaggctcAGTTTCAACGTATCATGCAGCTCACGTATCCGGTATCCCACATTGCCACCGCGATAGACACGGTTCTAGGCACGCGACCCGTATTGCAGGTGAGAATGTTTATGGAACAGCGGTATAGGGGTGTGGCACCAGCAGGGGTGCTCAAGATCCAGAAAGGAGGGTTTCTTGGAGCAGGTACATACGGCGCAGTATTCGCAGTCGCCACATTAGATGGAAGCGCGAAATACGCGATGAAGATTTTGCTGGCGCGCTGTACATTCCAGACCCGTGATGCAGCGACACGATTGCACGTTAGAAGGGAGACGACACGTATTACGAATGTCATTAGTTTCTTTCGAGGTATACCCAGAGATCGCCTTCGAGAAGAACGACTGGCGCCCCCTCTCTTTGGCGGACGCATCACAGACGCGCCTGAAGCTTTCCTTGTGGCTGAGGACCGGTGCTGCTCGAACGTGGTCTTTTTCTATCCCCTCATGGCAGCAGACATCCATGGCGTGGTTTACTCGCAACACCTTGGCGTTCTTTCTGATGATGGTCGGCTGCACCTCACTCACGGGATGGTAGCCGCGGTGGCAAATCTGCATGAATACGGCTTGATCCACGGTGATGTAAAGATGGAAAATTTTCTCGTTAGCCAAGCGGGTGAAGTGTTTCTTGCAGATCTCGACACCGTTGTGAGAGAGTGGGAGCCGTTCAGACGTCTGACACCTGCTGTTTATACAGACCCTGATGCAGCGGCAGTTTCCTGGAGAGCGGTCCAACGAAACGAGTACTTTGCGGCTGGCATGTGGACAGCGAGGGTGGAGGTACCGCCTTTGTTCGCAAGTAAATACGTAGACGCGTGGTCGCTGGGAGTGACTCTGTACAAGTTGTGGTGTGGCGTGCTGCCATGGCGACTAGACGCGGCATGTTACGCTACCAATTCGAAACGGTTGAAACGCCTCGCCCGGGTAAAGGAGCGTGGCGAGCAAGTCGCCTTCATAGACTGCAGACGAGACAGGCCGGTTCCCACCAACGTGCGACAGCTGATCACAGGCTTCTTGAATTTCCACCAGTTATTCCGTGTTCTACCTGAGGCCGCACTACGGTTGTTCTCTTCTATTGGAGAGGCGACTGTTTGA
- a CDS encoding rhoptry kinase family protein ROP32 (encoded by transcript BESB_048880) — translation MARWTSCSFFSLIVCLLCLPMSESPLSSTAILRVRANSFVIPPPSLPEDYHQTKAQKSPAAHRTRRRREGSAQNSPAAADTAAPSFISRIVRRFTARSHEEGLIDVSAGRAEAARAASACFEQRRRSTFHPSHIASRIGELMKLGQLLRIRLLPQQGNQAEMPPEPLIVRRGPFLGCGASGAVFAVYPVDQATPYAMKVFLASIREGGSEAYIHAHLASLLRKNLEVFKVFQGKSESLLRHEKLAAPLFGGEILDFLPLSAVNKQKYVSNLVIFSPLMACDISQLIDHSRTGSLSVQARVHITQSMVNAVASLHKYGFVHRDIKLNNFLVDRYGDVFLSDLDFITEVGEAVRPAGPALYTDPDSAATLWEVERKNENPDELPDDNGTREKPPLVATKTMDAWALGLTIFRFWCNDLPWDLGLLKNATTSEKLQRIATAKRQQEPLKFNKCSSREDMPRSVKDLIRQFLRFEQIFRLLPESEHCFRLTQGESHCATSQRI, via the coding sequence ATGGCACGCTGGACCTCTTgctcttttttctcgctcaTCGTGTGTCTGCTGTGCTTGCCCATGAGCGAAAGTCCTCTTTCCTCGACGGCAATCCTACGCGTTCGTGCTAACAGCTTCGTTATTCCaccgccctcgctgccggAAGACTACCATCAGACGAAGGCACAGAAATCTCCTGCAGCACATCGAACGCGGAGGCGTAGGGAGGGATCAGCACAGAAttcgccagcagctgctgatacggcggcgccgtcgttcATCTCTAGAATTGTGAGGAGATTCACTGCTCGGTCACACGAGGAGGGACTCATAGACGTCAGTGCTGGTCGCGCGGAAGCTGCAAGGGCAGCTTCCGCTTGCTTTGAGCAGAGGCGCAGGTCCACGTTCCACCCAAGCCACATCGCAAGCAGAATTGGCGAATTGATGAAGTTGGGTCAGCTTCTACGCATTCGATTGCTGCCCCAGCAGGGCAACCAAGCGGAGATGCCACCAGAGCCTCTGATAGTTAGAAGGGGGCCTTTCCTTGGGTGCGGCGCTTCCGGAGCGGTATTTGCCGTCTACCCCGTTGATCAAGCTACACCATACGCCATGAAGGTATTTTTAGCGTCCATCAGGGAAGGTGGCTCCGaagcatacatacatgccCATCTGGCATCATTGCTGAGGAAGAATTTGGAGGTTTTCAAGGTTTTCCAAGGCAAGTCTGAATCACTTCTCCGGCACGAAAAGTTAGCCGCCCCGCTATTCGGGGGAGAAATTCTAGACTTCTTACCGTTGTCCGCCGTTAATAAGCAAAAGTACGTCTCGAATCTAGTGATATTTTCACCCTTGATGGCCTGCGACATCTCGCAACTCATCGATCATAGTCGCACCGGCTCCCTATCTGTTCAAGCTAGAGTTCATATCACCCAGTCGATGGTGAATGCGGTTGCGAGTCTCCACAAATACGGATTTGTTCATCGTGATATTAAGCTTAACAATTTCCTCGTTGACCGCTATGGAGATGTATTCCTCTCTGACCTCGACTTCATCACAGAAGTCGGGGAAGCAGTGCGGCCTGCAGGGCCCGCACTTTATACAGATCCGGACTCAGCTGCTACCCTTTGGGAGGTGGAGCGTAAAAATGAGAATCCCGATGAACTTCCGGACGACAATGGTACGAGAGAAAAACCACCTCTCGTCGCGACAAAGACTATGGACGCTTGGGCGCTCGGTCTCACAATATTTCGCTTCTGGTGCAATGACCTTCCATGGGATCTGGGCTTGTTGAAGAATGCTACAACGTCAGAAAAACTACAGAGAATCGCCACTGCTAAACGCCAACAAGAACCGCTCAAGTTTAACAAGTGTAGCTCGCGAGAAGACATGCCTCGGAGTGTCAAGGACCTGATCCGTCAGTTTTTGCGATTCGAGCAAATATTCCGTTTACTGCCAGAAAGTGAACACTGTTTCCGTTTGACACAGGGCGAGAGTCACTGTGCTACAAGTCAACGCATTTGA
- a CDS encoding hypothetical protein (encoded by transcript BESB_048890) has protein sequence MPQPAPLSSSGLRSSNWSSSAPSVSHIRRGAVMYPPASPLPLPLPFSSPLGVTSAEPGLHNSSVSACASSSYPSPGFAPNGLVPTQASPSRAAQGTARERPLGASCLTSGADASRTVAAAGAMLQYAAAQWELRASQGEVLVAALQSALEKEATTRARVEELEAELAAQERRTQVEEHRREEEKEAQREKDALAAQVADLKEKLRAASQDAKDRQMKVEEELAVLRGELRRREEELSEQMLQLEKIHLTNQGLEQQVSELLSYLEDASSSQEAEASESRAPTGASEGAKEPGGDFVASASVEAKVATQLARMRSLLEETERREKAMREEKQALERALEEERQQKNALEDAQEAQTQVQETERASREAVEAELSEAKRRLDAAEKKLEEAKTHALHSEEEARAHRETADKQLVAAEEKIKSLEAEVAQNAKAMQETARERSGVEEEREKERREKEDIIAALQAQLRDEKRARERETQRHEDAEREERTKLETLIADLAAAKAALQGANDALQKKQLEIEAAAHEAQASRDRLRRELAEARQAREEALEASAKALSEREEAWRKEAQDEKERMERAFKEGLDEKEATQAAACAALRSEIEAMKESHATETQKLKLDLQQTVEAHNGEKLQLQEGLAEANARLSERAEELCALQGTLEEARAQLSAAQKDLEAERGDSESDQRAMAESSREPAAARLEAELQQRAKELEESAQRREREAKERDDERQASLQTLAQLKQEHAEELLRSRADRARAMEAAQKAFRQVEADLRVRLSAAESELVDVKQRHKELQTRFAGEQPVLLDLQLKVNVQREELAKLSREAAEAEKQSKAREEALRLTLEDLRARYEQLERSVEALQQENAKEGVVCRAAQLRVNMLHSQLLQLERVKRELERLVASEAARGEGEEEDIDLEFADAHEELDAELRDASAQDVEETATARGEADDGAAFPAAPSSASPRKEEEGLQAVGARRRAVGRGRRRKTVSASDHEDLAERSDERRHEPQADETRPEDAAAAPASDTEDRAPHDGEQQEPQLHARASDDGESQQGEPLGAASTTGLGNRRSRSSSPLRNARPVKRQKAAVSSEADGAASPVLASKGVPPSLLQEAEAGARAETADAPSDAADEAEPLRRGRRAARRERSKGAREAEPHAPGEAQDSHGESGAQSAASEGEGGDSASHAPSPRERLTLRPSQSASPASASAGASAAEGSGVARSARRRHAARGSQDMPASSPSPLASGASSPPLALYLTLADDVPSSAQAPSQRVSAAHGGDEAAEGEKAAEELHAAGASREMSSGGEGEPQARASESRGRGRRRRVAPEHKEEGKREKDVTPREAKRGSRSGRGRRQAVAVSDDGE, from the exons ATGCCCCAGCCGGCTCCACTCTCTTCGTCgggcctgcgcagctccAACTGGAGTTCGTCGGCACCGTCTGTTTCCCACAttcggcgaggcgccgtgATGTAtccccccgcctcgcctctgcctcttcctctccctttctcctcgccgctcggcgTGACCTCCGCCGAACCCGGCCTTCATAACTCTTCAGTCTCAgcctgcgcttcttcctcgtatCCCTCGCCGGGGTTCGCGCCCAACGGGCTCGTCccgacgcaggcgtctccgtcgcgcgccgcccagggGACAGCCCGGGAGCGGCCGCTGGGCGCGAGCTGCCTCacaagcggcgcagacgcgagcagaactgtcgcagctgccggcgctaTGCTGCAgtacgccgcggcgcagtgggagctgcgcgcctcgcagggcgAGGTGCTTGTCGCTGCGCTCCAG agtgcgctggagaaggaagcaacgacgcgcgcgcgcgtggaggagctcgaggcggagctcgctgcgcaggagcGGCGGACGCAGGTGGAGGAACaccggagagaagaagagaaagaggcgcagcgagagaaggacGCACTCGCGGCGCAAGTCGCAGACCTCAAGGAgaagctccgcgccgcctcacaGGACGCTAAAGACCGGCAGATG AAGgtcgaggaggagctcgcagtcctgcgcggcgaactgcggcgcagagaagaagaactcTCTGAACAGATGCTGCAGCTCGAAAAAATCCACCTGACAAATCAGGGACTCGAGCAGCAA gtCAGCGAGCTGCTTTCATATCTCGAAGACGCGTCCTCGTctcaggaggcggaggcgagcgagtcgcgggcgccgacagGCGCTTCTGAAGGCGCGAAGGAGCCGGGCGGAGACTTTGTCGCCTCGGCCTCTGTTGAAGCGAAGGTGGCGACGCAGCTCGCCAGGATGCGGTCGCTgctcgaggagacagagcgaagggagaaggcgatgcgcgaggagaagcaggcaCTCGaacgcgcgctggaggaagaGCGGCAGCAGAAGAACGCACTGGAAGACGCGCAAGAGGCGCAGACTCAGGTCCAGGAGACGgagcgagcctcgcgcgaagcggtggaggcggagcTCAGCGAGGCCAAGCGACGTTTGGATGCTGCCGAGAAGAAGCTTGAGGAAGCGAAAACGCATGCGCTgcacagcgaggaagaggccCGCGCCCACCGCGAAACCGCAGACAAGCAGCTGGTtgcggcggaggaaaagATAAAGTCGCTAGAAGCCGAGGTGGCGCAGAATGCGAAAGCGATGCAGGAGACTGCGCGCGAACGGAgcggcgtggaggaggaaagggagaaggaacggcgagagaaggaagatATCATCGCCGCCCtacaggcgcagctgcgcgacgagaagcgtgcgcgagagagggagacgcagcgccacgaagacgccgagagagaagagcgcaCGAAGCTCGAGACGCTAATCGCCGATCTGGCGGCTGCCAAGGCAGCGCTGCAAGGCGCGAACGACGCactgcagaagaagcagctcgAGATAGAAGCGGCGGCACATGAGGCGCAAGCCAGTCGAGACCGCTTGaggcgcgagctcgcggaggcTCGCCAGGCGCGTGAGGAGGCCCTCGAAGCGAGTGCGAAGGCActcagcgagcgcgaagaggcgtgGCGGAAAGAGGCTCaagacgagaaggagcggATGGAGCGCGCCTTTAAGGAAGGCCTcgacgagaaggaggcgactcaggcggcggcgtgcgcggcgctgcgcagcgagatCGAGGCTATGAAGGAGTCGcacgcgacggagacgcagaaactcAAACTCGACTTGCAGCAGACCGTGGAGGCGCACAATggcgagaagctgcagctgcaagagggcctcgcggaggcgaacgcccgcctcagcgagcgcgccgaggaACTCTGCGCGCTCCAGGGCACGCTGGAagaggctcgcgcgcagctctctgcggctcAGAAGGACCTGGAGGctgagcgaggagacagtgAGAGCGACCAGCGCGCGATGGCGGAAAGCAGCCGcgagcctgccgccgcgcggctcgaggcggagttgcagcagagggcgaaggagctggaggagagcgcgcagaggcgagagagagaagcgaaggagagagatgACGAACGGCAAGCGTCCCTGCAGACTCTGGCGCAGCTAAAACAGGAGCATGCTGAGGAGCTGCTAAGGAGCAGAGCagaccgcgcgcgagccatGGAGGCCGCGCAAAAGGCTTTTCGGCAAGTAGAGGCCGATCTCAGGGTCCGACTAAGTGCGGCGGAAAGCGAGCTGGTTGACGTCAAGCAGAGACACaaggagctgcagacgcgcttCGCGGGGGAGCAGCCTGTGCTGTTGGACTTACAGCTGAAGGTCAATgtgcagcgcgaggagctgGCGAAGCtttcgcgcgaggccgcggaagctGAGAAGCAGAGCAAGGCACGCGAAGAAGCCCTGCGGCTCACCCTCGAAGACCTGCGTGCGCGGTACGAGCAGCTGGAGCGcagcgtggaggcgctgcaaCAAGAGAACGCGAAGGAGGGCGTGGTGTGCAgggccgcgcagctgcgagtCAACATGCTGCACAGCCAGCTCCTGCAGCTGGAGCGCGTGAAGCGCGAGCTCGAGCGGCTGGTCGCCTCTgaagccgcgagaggcgagggcgaggaggaagacatAGATCTCGAGttcgcagacgcgcacgaaGAACTCGACGCCGAGCTCCGCGACGCATCGGCGCAGGACGTGGAGGAGACTgcgaccgcgcgcggcgaggcagacgacggggCGGCCTTTCCGGCCGccccgtcgtctgcctcgcctcgaaaagaagaggagggcctgcaagccgtcggcgcgcgccggcgtgcaGTCGGTAGGGGGCGACGGAGGAAAACGGTGAGTGCAAGCGACCACGAAGACCTcgcggagaggagcgacGAGCGACGGCACGagccgcaggcagacgagacgaggcctgaggacgcggcggcggcgcctgcgtcagaCACAGAGGATCGCGCGCCTCAtgacggcgagcagcaggagccgcaactgcatgcgcgtgcctCCGACGACGGGGAGAGCCAGCAGGGAGAGCCCCTCGGTGCAGCATCGACCACCGGACTGGGCAaccggcgctcgcgctcctcctcgcctcttcgaAACGCGCGTCCAGTCAAGCGACAGAAAGCGGCAGTGAGCAGCGAAGCAGATGGCGCTGCGAGCCCGGTTCTGGCGTCGAAGGGCgttccgccttcgctgctcCAGGAAGCCGAGGCTGGCGCGCGGGCTGAGACTGCAGACGCCCCGAGTgacgcagccgacgaggcggagccgctgcgacggggcaggcgcgcggcgaggcgagagcgaagcaaAGGCGCCAGAGAAGCCGAGCCGCATGCCCCCGGTGAAGCTCAGGACTCTCACGGAG AGTCAGGCGCCcagtctgcggcgtcggagggcgaggggggagacTCTGCAAGtcacgcgccttcgcctcgggAGCGGCTCACCCTGCGGCCGTCGCAAAGCGCTTCaccggcgtcggcgtctgcgggcgcttcggcggcggaaggctcGGGGGTagcgcgaagcgcgcgacgccgtcaTGCAGCACG CGGCTCGCAGGATatgcctgcgtcttctccgtcgccgttggcgtcgggcgcgagttcgccgcctctggcgctgTATCTGACTCTGGCGGATGACGTCCCCtcttcggcgcaggcgccctcgcagcgcgtctccgctgctcatggcggagacgaggccgcagaaggcgagaaggcggccgaggagcttcatgctgccggcgcgagccgcgagatgagcagcggaggcgaaggagagccccaagcgagagcgagcgagtcgcggggaagaggaagaagaaggagggtGGCGCCAGAGCACAAAGAAGAAGGCaaacgcgaaaaagacgTGACTCCGCGGGAGGCaaagcgaggcagccgcagcggccgaggCAGGAGACAAGCCGTCGCTGTGTCGGATGACGGCGAgtag